The Apium graveolens cultivar Ventura chromosome 6, ASM990537v1, whole genome shotgun sequence genome contains a region encoding:
- the LOC141665876 gene encoding uncharacterized protein LOC141665876 encodes MTTQNAEKSHDVMSGTLQFYAQDVHVLFDSGSTHSFVDTKYMDKLNVPVQSLDNGFLVKLPNGRNLFIDKIYRDCPLMIGEQIFLVDLLPLELKNFGVILGMNWLSKHRANLNCYKKRICLIGSNKKKVYFKGDSVEKPSIKISVLKACKMLRKGCEGFLAYVVGNEGIKNKVEDTPVVREFLDVFLEDLPNLPPEREVEFGIELIPDVQPVSKAPYRMAPTELAELKVQLQELDKKY; translated from the coding sequence ATGACAACTCAGAATGCTGAAAAATCTCATGATGTTATGTCAGGTACGCTTCAATTTTATGCTCAAGATGTTCATGTGTTGTTTGATTCGGGGTCAACCCATTCTTTTGTGGATACAAAATATATGGATAAGTTAAATGTACCTGTGCAAAGTCTAGATAATGGATTTCTGGTAAAACTTCCAAACGGTAGAAATTTATTCATAGATAAAATTTATCGAGATTGTCCCTTAATGATTGGTGAACAAATCTTCTTAGTGGATTTATTACCGTTAGAACTGAAGAACTTTGGAGTGATTCTGGGAATGAATTGGTTGTCGAAGCATAGGGCGAATCTAAATTGCTATAAGAAGCGAATATGTTTAATCGGCTCGAACAAAAAAAAAGTATATTTCAAGGGAGATAGTGTAGAAAAACCCAGTATTAAGATATCAGTTTTAAAGGCTTGTAAGATGTTAAGAAAAGGTTGTGAAGGTTTTCTAGCATATGTTGTAGGGAATGAAGGAATTAAAAATAAAGTTGAGGATACACCTGTAGTCAGAGAGTTTTTAGATGTCTTTCTCGAAGATTTACCAAATTTGCCCCCTGAAAGAGAAGttgagtttgggattgaattgatCCCGGATGTCCAACCAGTATCGAAAGcaccatatagaatggcaccgaCAGAATTAGCGGAACTTAAGGTACAATTACAAGAGTTGGATAAAAAATATTAG
- the LOC141665875 gene encoding uncharacterized protein LOC141665875, whose translation MEKVIEISECSEEQKVKFVTHSFWWDTVKQTEDCSKMAWTRFKELFFDKYFPISMKNEMEMKFLGLKQEGMSVSEYLSRFLELSRFAPHQVDIEAIKCQRFQEGLKPQIREKVSLLELEQFDKLVGKTRIAERDYEAHTQFFNNKKRGRETELSVNSGFKKDNKKLHIRKKESFRGSDKRIIASECKKCGLKHGGDICYRANGLCYNCGEKGHIVISCYSCGQPGHLSRNCHKKESGKKWKIKEI comes from the coding sequence atggagaaagtgATAGAGATATCAGAATGTTCAGAGGAGCAAAAGGTAAAATTTGTAACACACTCATTTTGGTGGGATACGGTTAAACAGACTGAGGATTGTTCTAAAATGGCTTGGacaaggtttaaggaattgttctTTGATAAATATTTTCCTATCAGTATGAAGAATGAGATGGAGATGAAGTTTCTAGGACTAAAGCAAGAAGGAATGTCCGTGTCGGAGTATCTCTCAAGATTTTTGGAACTTTCCAGGTTTGCTCCTCATCAGGTTGATATTGAAGCCATAAAATGTCAGAGATTTCAAGAAGGGCTGAAACCCCAAATTAGAGAGAAGGTGTCCTTGTTGGAGTTGGAACAATTTGATAAGTTGGTTGGGAAGACGAGGATTGCAGAAAGGGACTATGAAGCTCACACTCAATTTTTCAACAATAAGAAACGAGGAAGAGAGACAGAATTGAGTGTTAACTCAGGATTTAAGAAGGACAACAAGAAACTACATATAAGGAAGAAGGAGAGTTTTCGGGGAAGTGATAAGAGGATCATCGCATCTGAGTGTAAGAAATGTGGACTGAAACATGGTGGTGATATTTGTTATCGAGCTAATGGGCTGTGTTATAATTGTGGAGAAAAGGGACATATAGTGATTTCTTGCTACAGTTGCGGACAACCAGGTCATTTATCAAGGAACTGCCACAAAAAGGAGTCAGGAAAGAAGTGGAAAATAAAGGAAATATAA